Proteins co-encoded in one Pirellulales bacterium genomic window:
- the ald gene encoding alanine dehydrogenase has protein sequence MIVGVPKETKRDEYRVAMLPVGVEELIRARHKVLVQHGAGVGSGLPDSLYEQAGARMVDRAEAIFAEAEMIVKVKEPQPQEIPLLRRGQALFTYFHFAADRKLTESFLATGATAIAYETLRDDRGRLPLLTPMSEVAGRMSVQEGAKYLERPQQGRGILLGGVPGVAPANILILGGGVVGANAAKVAAGFGANIALLDVNMDRLRYLDDVTPANVDVLFSDRHTVREYLKLADLVIGAVLIPGAKAPMLVEREDLKLMKHGSVIIDVAIDQGGCIATSKPTTHSEPTYIVDEVLHYCVTNMPGAVGRTSTYALCNVTLPWVLELANRSIVRAAQELPPIAAAVNIIDSEVTNRPVAETFGMHYHARF, from the coding sequence GTGATTGTTGGCGTTCCGAAAGAAACCAAGCGCGACGAGTATCGTGTAGCAATGCTGCCGGTAGGGGTCGAGGAATTAATACGGGCCCGGCATAAGGTGTTGGTGCAGCATGGTGCGGGCGTGGGTTCCGGCCTGCCCGATTCGTTGTACGAACAAGCCGGCGCGCGAATGGTCGACCGGGCCGAGGCGATATTTGCCGAAGCTGAAATGATTGTGAAGGTGAAAGAACCTCAACCGCAAGAAATACCTTTGTTGCGGCGAGGGCAGGCGCTGTTCACGTATTTTCATTTCGCAGCCGATAGAAAACTGACCGAATCGTTCCTGGCGACAGGTGCAACTGCCATCGCCTACGAAACATTGCGTGACGATCGGGGGCGTCTGCCGTTGTTAACACCGATGAGCGAAGTAGCAGGCCGCATGAGCGTTCAGGAAGGGGCCAAGTATTTAGAGCGACCGCAGCAAGGGCGTGGCATTTTACTGGGCGGCGTGCCAGGAGTGGCACCGGCAAATATTTTGATTTTGGGCGGCGGTGTGGTTGGTGCGAATGCGGCCAAAGTAGCAGCCGGTTTTGGCGCAAACATTGCACTATTAGACGTGAACATGGATCGTTTGCGATATCTGGATGACGTGACGCCCGCCAATGTTGACGTGCTGTTCAGCGATCGTCATACGGTGCGCGAATATCTCAAGCTGGCCGATTTGGTCATCGGGGCAGTCCTCATTCCCGGCGCTAAAGCACCGATGCTGGTGGAACGCGAAGATTTGAAATTGATGAAACACGGCAGTGTGATTATCGACGTGGCCATTGACCAGGGGGGCTGTATCGCCACCAGCAAGCCGACAACTCATAGCGAGCCTACGTACATCGTCGACGAAGTGCTGCATTACTGTGTGACCAACATGCCAGGCGCTGTCGGCCGCACCAGTACCTACGCCCTGTGCAATGTCACGCTGCCTTGGGTGCTGGAGTTGGCCAACCGCAGCATTGTGCGGGCAGCTCAGGAATTACCGCCGATTGCGGCTGCGGTGAACATTATCGACAGCGAAGTAACCAACCGACCCGTGGCCGAAACCTTCGGTATGCACTATCACGCTAGGTTTTGA
- a CDS encoding CHAD domain-containing protein encodes MTRKSKWIDVESVDEPAVAVARRAIRARMRTVWEWAPLAADQATEDVEYIHQLRVSTRRARAALQLFENMLPRKRSRWFRKQLKRLREAAGEARDLDVLAQHVGAVCEADHSPGCGSLLERISEARRAAQPAITEIYHKLKQRAFRRRVKKLVGKIRWRSDNGEAPSYSTAAQIGLRPLATAFFLAAEADFESILAVHEFRIAGKHLRYAMEVFAAAFNPIFRKELYPVVEELQNKLGAVNDRSNNRDRCLAWLDETRDESQRLILSKIISLETTAFQAAMREFRQWWTPERTAELKARFWQEIAPSEARCA; translated from the coding sequence ATGACACGGAAGAGCAAATGGATCGATGTCGAATCGGTCGATGAGCCGGCCGTGGCGGTCGCGCGCCGAGCCATTCGAGCCCGGATGCGAACGGTATGGGAATGGGCGCCACTGGCTGCAGATCAGGCGACCGAAGATGTCGAATACATTCATCAACTACGCGTATCCACTCGCCGAGCCCGAGCGGCGTTGCAACTATTCGAAAACATGCTGCCCCGAAAACGGAGCCGCTGGTTTCGCAAGCAGTTGAAGCGGTTGCGCGAGGCGGCTGGCGAGGCCCGCGATTTGGATGTGCTGGCCCAGCATGTGGGAGCGGTTTGCGAAGCCGATCATTCACCGGGATGCGGATCCTTGCTGGAGCGCATTTCGGAAGCGCGGCGGGCGGCCCAGCCGGCGATCACCGAAATTTATCACAAACTCAAACAGCGCGCATTTCGACGCCGTGTGAAAAAGCTGGTAGGTAAAATCCGCTGGCGTTCGGATAACGGCGAGGCGCCTTCTTATTCGACGGCTGCCCAGATCGGTTTGCGGCCCTTGGCTACAGCATTTTTCCTGGCGGCGGAGGCTGACTTTGAAAGCATTCTCGCCGTACATGAATTTCGCATTGCTGGAAAACATTTGCGGTACGCCATGGAAGTGTTCGCCGCCGCGTTCAATCCAATCTTTCGCAAGGAGCTGTACCCAGTCGTCGAGGAACTACAGAACAAACTCGGCGCCGTGAACGATCGCTCGAATAACCGGGACCGTTGCCTGGCGTGGCTGGATGAAACCCGCGATGAGTCGCAACGCTTGATCTTGAGCAAAATTATCTCGCTGGAAACCACCGCTTTTCAGGCTGCCATGCGCGAATTTCGCCAGTGGTGGACGCCCGAACGGACCGCCGAATTAAAAGCCCGCTTTTGGCAAGAAATAGCCCCCAGCGAAGCCCGCTGTGCATAG
- the der gene encoding ribosome biogenesis GTPase Der yields MGLPQVVIVGRPNVGKSSLFNWLARRKLAIVDSSAGVTRDRLTYLICEKGRYFELVDTGGLGFQDPDNLTPQIEEQINAALEQAAVILLVVDAREGLMPQDQEVAKRLRYVQAPTICVANKADDLSIDPNTDEFYKLGRGKLLCISTTQNRHREELIDLILERLPPQLEENVAPPQEPEMKVAIVGRRNVGKSTFVNTLAQAERMIVSEVPGTTRDSVDVHFQLDGKSFMAIDTPGLKRKRSIASDVEFYSLHRAQRSIRRADVVLLFFDPTQRISKVDKQLSDYISQQYKPCIFVVNKWDLRHESMPTEKWVHYIYDTFRAVHYVPIAFVTGQSGKNVKALLNHAQVLFKQARQRVATADLNKLLRAAIDANPPPIYQNRQPKILFATQVGIEPPTMVLFCSNPTGISQTYRRYLLGVFRERLPFAEVPIKLYLRRREDREKPTEGETAGGNSAVI; encoded by the coding sequence ATGGGTCTTCCGCAAGTTGTAATCGTCGGCCGGCCAAATGTGGGCAAATCGAGCCTGTTTAACTGGCTTGCGCGCCGCAAACTTGCCATTGTCGATTCCTCGGCCGGCGTCACCCGCGACCGGCTCACGTATTTGATTTGTGAAAAAGGACGGTATTTCGAGCTGGTCGATACGGGCGGCCTGGGTTTTCAAGATCCTGATAACCTCACGCCGCAAATCGAGGAGCAAATTAACGCAGCCCTGGAGCAAGCGGCAGTCATTTTGCTGGTAGTCGATGCCCGGGAAGGGCTGATGCCGCAGGATCAGGAAGTCGCCAAGCGCTTGCGATACGTTCAAGCGCCAACCATCTGCGTGGCCAATAAAGCAGATGACCTGTCGATTGATCCCAACACCGACGAATTTTACAAGCTGGGCCGCGGCAAGTTGCTGTGCATTAGCACCACGCAAAACCGGCACCGGGAAGAGCTCATCGATTTGATTCTCGAGCGACTGCCGCCCCAGTTGGAGGAAAACGTCGCTCCGCCGCAAGAGCCGGAAATGAAAGTGGCCATTGTCGGCCGCCGCAACGTGGGAAAAAGCACGTTCGTGAATACGTTGGCCCAGGCCGAACGGATGATCGTCAGCGAAGTGCCCGGCACAACCCGCGACAGTGTGGACGTGCATTTCCAACTCGACGGCAAATCCTTCATGGCCATTGACACTCCGGGACTCAAGCGGAAGCGCAGCATTGCCAGCGACGTGGAGTTTTACAGCCTGCACCGGGCGCAGCGCAGTATCCGTCGGGCCGATGTCGTGCTATTGTTTTTCGATCCCACGCAGCGCATCAGCAAAGTCGACAAGCAACTGAGCGATTACATTTCGCAGCAATATAAGCCGTGCATCTTCGTCGTCAACAAGTGGGATCTCCGCCATGAAAGCATGCCCACGGAAAAGTGGGTGCATTACATTTACGATACCTTTCGTGCCGTGCACTATGTTCCGATTGCCTTTGTCACGGGCCAAAGCGGCAAAAACGTGAAAGCGCTGTTGAACCATGCTCAAGTGTTGTTCAAGCAGGCCCGGCAGCGAGTCGCCACTGCCGATCTGAACAAGCTGTTGCGTGCGGCCATCGACGCCAACCCGCCGCCGATCTATCAAAATCGCCAACCCAAAATCTTGTTCGCCACGCAAGTGGGGATCGAACCGCCCACGATGGTGTTGTTTTGTTCCAATCCGACGGGCATTTCGCAAACGTACCGCCGTTACTTGTTGGGCGTGTTTCGCGAACGGTTGCCGTTTGCAGAAGTGCCGATCAAGCTTTACCTCCGTCGCCGCGAAGATCGCGAAAAGCCTACCGAGGGTGAAACCGCCGGTGGAAATTCCGCTGTGATATGA
- a CDS encoding sigma-70 family RNA polymerase sigma factor, with protein MAIEETSANDDALVNRVRAGDCLALSEFLVGRQPQLMAFIERRLGPGLRRKIEPDDLYQEVSAEAVRSLGEVKLMERDPFNWLCQVAERRIIDAHRRFFGSQKRNAGREVSLDAGGGSASTSRPGLINMLVASMTSASQVFSRDQKQIRMLTALEQLPEENREALRLRYLEGMPSKQIAEKLGKTDGAIRVMLTRSLAKLQQILGTDTMSNV; from the coding sequence ATGGCGATTGAAGAAACATCAGCAAACGACGACGCTTTGGTAAACCGGGTCCGCGCCGGCGACTGCTTAGCTCTGTCGGAATTTTTGGTTGGCCGGCAGCCGCAACTGATGGCTTTTATCGAGCGCCGCTTAGGACCTGGGTTGCGGCGGAAAATTGAGCCGGACGATTTGTATCAGGAGGTGAGTGCCGAGGCAGTGCGGTCGCTGGGCGAAGTGAAATTGATGGAGCGCGATCCGTTCAATTGGCTGTGCCAAGTGGCGGAAAGGCGGATTATCGATGCCCACCGCAGATTCTTCGGCAGCCAGAAACGAAATGCGGGACGCGAAGTCTCGCTGGATGCTGGAGGCGGCAGCGCGAGCACGAGCCGGCCGGGACTAATCAATATGCTTGTGGCTAGCATGACATCGGCCAGCCAGGTGTTTTCGCGTGATCAAAAGCAAATCCGCATGTTGACAGCCCTGGAACAGCTGCCGGAAGAAAATCGCGAGGCTTTGCGACTGAGATACTTGGAAGGGATGCCGTCTAAACAAATTGCCGAAAAACTAGGAAAAACGGACGGCGCCATTCGGGTGATGCTTACTCGTTCGCTGGCCAAACTGCAACAGATTTTGGGTACGGATACCATGAGTAATGTGTGA
- the mnmA gene encoding tRNA 2-thiouridine(34) synthase MnmA, translated as MARIVMAMSGGVDSSVAAALLCRAGHEVVGVFMRHGEAPVAAETTACASAISAEGQLLPMIQGRLDHKQGCCSASDAEDARRVAEWLGIPFYALNLSDDFARIIDYFVAEYSAARTPNPCVMCNNWLKFGKLFDYADQVGAEFVATGHYARIRMLEVPGQTPGSTQLFRGMDPTKDQSYVLFGVDRSCLPRMMLPIGDYQKSEIRQLARELRLRVADKRDSQEICFVSSGDHAEFVRRNRFRRSESESDSVGMPDETDTSGEIVLANGSIVGKHDGIEAFTIGQRKGLGVALGEPYYVTHIEAASHRVVIGRREELARCEVTADHANWLDEAPLAPFRAQVQIRYNSAAAPALVEPLENDRFRVQFDEPRYGVAPGQAAVCYDGDRILGGGWIE; from the coding sequence GTGGCACGTATTGTCATGGCCATGTCGGGCGGGGTGGATAGCAGCGTCGCGGCGGCGCTGTTGTGCCGCGCCGGCCACGAGGTGGTCGGCGTGTTTATGCGTCACGGGGAAGCGCCCGTAGCGGCAGAAACCACCGCTTGTGCCTCCGCGATTTCAGCCGAGGGTCAACTATTGCCAATGATTCAAGGCCGCCTCGACCATAAACAGGGCTGCTGCAGCGCTTCGGACGCCGAAGATGCTCGTCGTGTTGCTGAATGGCTGGGCATTCCGTTTTATGCTCTGAACTTGAGCGATGATTTTGCGCGGATCATTGACTATTTTGTCGCTGAATACTCTGCCGCACGCACACCCAATCCGTGTGTGATGTGCAACAATTGGTTGAAGTTTGGGAAGTTGTTTGATTATGCAGACCAGGTGGGAGCCGAGTTTGTCGCTACCGGCCATTATGCACGGATTCGAATGTTGGAAGTCCCCGGTCAGACGCCAGGTAGCACTCAATTGTTCCGCGGGATGGACCCAACCAAAGATCAATCTTACGTGCTGTTTGGAGTTGATCGCAGTTGTCTGCCGCGCATGATGCTGCCGATTGGCGATTATCAGAAATCCGAAATCCGGCAATTGGCCCGCGAGCTTCGCTTACGAGTGGCTGACAAGCGCGATAGCCAGGAAATTTGCTTTGTTTCCAGCGGCGACCATGCCGAATTCGTGCGGCGAAACCGTTTTCGTCGAAGCGAATCCGAGAGCGATTCTGTCGGCATGCCGGACGAAACGGATACATCGGGAGAAATTGTGCTGGCGAATGGTTCCATTGTAGGCAAGCATGACGGCATTGAAGCGTTCACCATCGGTCAACGCAAAGGGTTAGGCGTGGCGCTGGGCGAGCCATATTATGTCACGCATATTGAAGCCGCCAGCCACCGAGTAGTGATCGGACGGCGAGAAGAACTGGCTCGCTGCGAAGTAACTGCCGACCACGCAAATTGGCTGGACGAGGCGCCTCTGGCGCCATTCCGCGCGCAAGTGCAAATTCGCTACAACAGCGCTGCAGCACCGGCATTGGTGGAACCACTCGAAAATGACCGCTTCCGTGTCCAATTCGACGAGCCACGCTATGGCGTCGCTCCAGGACAAGCGGCGGTCTGTTATGATGGAGATCGCATACTTGGAGGTGGCTGGATTGAATGA
- the floA gene encoding flotillin-like protein FloA (flotillin-like protein involved in membrane lipid rafts): MPQLSFLFAQFDHLPDNIGLYIAGGVFAFFFLVFLLLVLTYGKLWFQAYMSNARVSLLTLVGMSLRKVDARVIVQAKIMALQAGVGTDPQTGITTRRLEAHYLAGGDVPRVIRAIIAAHRADIDLDFDRAAAIDLAGRDVLDAVQTSVNPKVIDCPDPNTSRKSTLSAIAKNGVELKVKARVTVRTNLQQLIGGATEETIIARVGEGIITAIGSSESHLSVIENPDRISKAVLERGLDANTAFQIVSIDIADCDPGENIGARLQADQAEADTRVARAKAEERRAIAIAREQEMKAAVQENRALVLQAETQVPVAMAHAFRTGNLHGKTSDNGAAL, translated from the coding sequence ATGCCGCAGCTTTCCTTTCTCTTCGCTCAATTTGATCATCTGCCCGACAACATCGGTCTGTATATTGCGGGCGGCGTATTTGCTTTTTTCTTTCTCGTTTTTCTCCTATTAGTGCTCACCTACGGTAAGCTATGGTTCCAAGCATACATGTCAAATGCTCGGGTCAGCTTACTGACTTTGGTGGGGATGAGTTTGCGCAAAGTTGACGCACGAGTGATCGTGCAAGCCAAAATTATGGCTTTACAAGCCGGCGTAGGAACTGATCCACAAACCGGCATCACCACCCGCCGCCTGGAAGCACACTATTTGGCGGGCGGCGATGTGCCGCGCGTCATTCGGGCGATTATCGCCGCCCATCGAGCCGACATCGATTTGGACTTCGACCGCGCGGCCGCCATCGACTTGGCCGGTCGCGACGTGCTGGACGCGGTGCAAACTAGCGTCAATCCCAAGGTCATCGATTGTCCGGATCCTAATACCAGCCGCAAAAGCACTCTTTCGGCCATTGCGAAAAATGGCGTGGAATTGAAAGTGAAAGCACGGGTCACGGTCCGCACCAATTTGCAGCAACTCATTGGTGGTGCTACTGAAGAAACCATTATTGCCCGCGTGGGGGAAGGGATCATCACGGCAATCGGTTCATCCGAAAGCCACTTAAGTGTAATTGAGAATCCCGATCGCATCAGCAAAGCGGTACTCGAACGAGGCCTGGACGCCAATACAGCATTTCAAATTGTGTCAATTGATATTGCCGATTGTGACCCTGGTGAAAACATTGGCGCCCGCCTGCAGGCAGACCAAGCCGAAGCCGATACGCGCGTGGCTCGCGCCAAGGCCGAAGAACGGCGAGCAATTGCGATTGCCCGTGAACAGGAAATGAAAGCTGCGGTACAGGAGAATCGCGCCCTCGTCCTCCAAGCCGAAACACAAGTTCCGGTTGCCATGGCCCACGCGTTTCGCACGGGTAATTTACATGGCAAAACGTCCGACAACGGCGCCGCATTATAA